One part of the Bacillus rossius redtenbacheri isolate Brsri chromosome 18, Brsri_v3, whole genome shotgun sequence genome encodes these proteins:
- the LOC134541095 gene encoding uncharacterized protein LOC134541095, which yields MMGSWETESDVYSFLGTVRPCGRGRSLHILQYLEQHGISSPSRASSAASSYSGSDSEPERVTRPGSRRGQGAGAGRGLPPGGVGRDAAAGFQGDRERWDAAVISQLRRANQQSYTTEAFEYQLKMMHKAQEEREKAGQFEEPGADDDAAAPSTGPSSRSSSRSSLSSVPSKSPAPTAEEQRPKPAAYKSVRARNVLLNSLARMGMMSQGPAEEQQQPPGVRPEAPCAPSPDPSSGSASVSPLIFDSAASSPQPDSCDQDDFAPERDASSAIPEDVSDTDRLGVVDNFNAHIADDVNPPAPDKRYRKFDYPSVVAQYYDHPVPDPPASDCDDAGYVFGTKSSPAKMSKFAPPSLVGLESLGDYSSKINSFNTEFEFKPEEFPPIK from the exons ATGATGGGCTCGTGGGAAACGGAGAGCGACGTGTACAGCTTCCTCGGCACGGTCCGGCCGTGTGGGCGCGGCAGGTCCCTGCACATACTGCAGTACTTGGAGCAGCACGGCATTTCGTCGCCTTCCCGGGCCTCGTCAGCCGCTTCCTCCTACTCGGGAAGTGACTCGGAG CCGGAGAGGGTGACGAGGCCCGGGTCGCGGCGGGGCCAGGGGGCCGGGGCCGGGCGGGGCCTGCCCCCGGGAGGCGTCGGCCGGGACGCGGCCGCTGGCTTCCAAGGGGACCGCGAGCGGTGGGACGCAGCGGTGATCAGCCAGCTACGTCGG gCAAATCAACAAAGCTACACCACAGAGGCATTTGAGTACCAGCTGAAGATGATGCATAAAG CACAAGAGGAGCGGGAGAAGGCGGGGCAGTTCGAGGAGCCGGGAGCGGACGACGACGCCGCCGCCCCCTCCACCGGCCCGTCGTCCCGGTCCTCGTCCCGCTCCAGCTTGAGCAGCGTCCCGTCCAAGTCGCCCGCCCCCACGGCCGAGGAGCAGCGGCCCAAGCCGGCGGCCTACAAGTCGGTGCGGGCGAGGAACGTCCTGCTCAACTCCCTGGCGAGGATGGGGATGATGTCCCAGGGCCCCGCGGAGGAGCAGCAGCAGCCGCCCGGCGTCCGGCCAGAGGCACCATGTGCTCCGTCCCCGGACCCTTCCAGCGGCTCGGCGAGCGTGAGCCCGCTGATCTTCGACTCCGCCGCCTCGAGCCCCCAGCCCGACTCCTGCGACCAGGACGATTTCGCACCCGAACGCGACGCGAGCTCCGCAATCCCCGAAGATGTGTCcgatactgatcgattaggtgtGGTGGATAATTTTAACGCGCATATCGCCGATGACGTCAATCCCCCCGCTCCGGATAAACGTTACAGGAAATTCGATTACCCGTCCGTCGTCGCCCAGTATTACGACCACCCCGTCCCGGATCCCCCTGCTTCGGACTGCGACGACGCCGGTTACGTGTTTGGGACGAAGTCGTCGCCCGCCAAGATGTCCAAATTCGCCCCACCGTCCCTCGTGGGTTTGGAAAGTCTTGGGGACTACTCCTCGAAAATTAACAGTTTTAATACCGAATTCGAATTTAAACCAGAAGAATTTCCCCCTATAAAGTAG